In Borreliella burgdorferi B31, the following are encoded in one genomic region:
- a CDS encoding DUF792 family protein, whose amino-acid sequence MTSNKKIANNAANKIDINNKITNNHDIEKKKIKEKINDIEKKEIREITRIIRDVITQIFALFGADNFLVLFPRMDLKGFGYIPQLFFIKPKNELITRTYNTNCSKRPVINYYDRKAEYVSYNPVMTGEHISLNGGILTSLYKDMLSLLKMTVFGNTMLHFDAHLVKEQLANRIQAQVPFSIYSPTFGLKELAVITSLSFKDTPFIDEVEVSLSIEIVKTFALEKYKG is encoded by the coding sequence ATGACAAGTAACAAAAAAATTGCTAACAATGCAGCTAACAAAATAGATATTAATAATAAAATTACTAACAATCATGATATTGAAAAGAAAAAAATCAAGGAAAAAATTAATGATATTGAAAAGAAAGAAATCAGGGAAATTACTCGAATAATAAGAGATGTAATAACCCAAATATTTGCTCTTTTTGGAGCAGATAATTTTTTAGTGTTATTTCCTAGAATGGATCTAAAAGGTTTTGGATATATTCCTCAATTGTTTTTTATAAAACCAAAAAATGAACTCATAACACGCACTTATAATACTAATTGTTCTAAAAGACCAGTTATCAATTATTATGATAGAAAAGCGGAATATGTAAGCTACAATCCGGTAATGACTGGTGAACATATCTCATTAAACGGTGGAATACTAACATCCTTATATAAGGATATGCTTTCTTTACTTAAAATGACTGTTTTTGGCAATACTATGCTACATTTTGACGCGCATCTTGTAAAAGAACAACTAGCCAATAGAATACAAGCACAAGTCCCTTTTAGTATATATAGTCCAACTTTTGGCCTTAAAGAATTAGCTGTAATTACAAGTCTTTCGTTTAAAGATACTCCTTTCATTGACGAAGTTGAGGTTAGTCTATCAATAGAAATAGTAAAAACATTCGCATTAGAAAAATATAAAGGATAA
- a CDS encoding DUF735 family protein, with product MKIPNLFKNTEIHKFIRTETEYAQALLNELKSLNSNFISINVIENIKSRYIAIWISQVLSIFYAKTQTLQSITSNINSVIFALRHIGTDESFRLIFKTFLNVDIEVTTPEAGVIDISLKGVIKTNFTTFISPNTKKGKRLKKIILREKKPGYAASKKALVFNSLPKGYDHSIYAFIKRIIPIGRVLKINNTDGNNIITFNN from the coding sequence ATGAAAATACCCAATCTTTTCAAAAACACCGAAATTCATAAATTTATACGTACAGAAACAGAATATGCACAAGCATTGCTTAATGAACTTAAGTCCCTTAATTCCAACTTCATATCCATTAATGTAATAGAAAATATAAAATCAAGATATATTGCAATATGGATATCTCAAGTTTTATCTATCTTTTATGCAAAAACTCAAACTTTACAAAGTATTACAAGCAATATTAATAGTGTTATTTTTGCTTTACGTCATATTGGCACTGACGAGTCATTTAGACTGATTTTCAAGACCTTTTTAAATGTGGACATTGAAGTTACTACTCCTGAAGCTGGGGTTATTGATATCTCTTTAAAAGGGGTAATAAAAACAAACTTTACTACATTTATTTCGCCTAACACTAAGAAAGGAAAACGACTAAAAAAGATAATTCTTAGAGAAAAGAAGCCGGGATATGCTGCATCTAAAAAGGCTTTAGTATTCAACTCACTTCCTAAGGGCTATGATCATTCAATTTATGCTTTTATTAAGAGAATTATTCCTATTGGTAGAGTTCTCAAAATTAATAATACAGATGGTAACAATATTATAACTTTTAACAACTAA
- a CDS encoding DUF1322 family protein, translating into MNKRNRDIDKAIASLDETRKKYFNLLDEIKNDKYYFPVIMNICSYDSVKKLPYDELLEVNRLAEIKLEKELYELILSK; encoded by the coding sequence ATGAACAAAAGAAATAGAGATATTGATAAAGCTATTGCAAGTCTTGATGAGACTAGAAAAAAATATTTTAACTTGCTTGACGAGATTAAGAACGATAAATACTATTTTCCAGTAATTATGAATATTTGCTCATACGACTCGGTTAAAAAATTGCCTTATGACGAGCTTTTAGAAGTCAATAGACTTGCTGAGATTAAATTAGAAAAAGAATTGTATGAATTAATTTTAAGCAAGTGA
- a CDS encoding DUF777 family protein: MNEDYEIYRMNQRLYGQALAQEDLKNWIYSNIFIIKIGTVKEFKHQTQEAIVTIPEFEDLEIHTKNISNISLELSKGDCVLLLQSSINIFDKNNDIHFDKHHFYILSAISPKTLNLISDTVKIRANNKIEIANQTTSLKKILDNIVSAINGIKIIGDSVIDESSLKIATAQINSDINSLFK, encoded by the coding sequence ATGAATGAAGACTATGAAATTTACAGAATGAATCAACGCCTTTATGGCCAGGCATTGGCTCAAGAAGACCTTAAAAATTGGATTTATTCAAACATTTTTATAATTAAAATTGGCACTGTAAAGGAGTTTAAACATCAAACTCAAGAAGCTATTGTTACAATACCCGAATTTGAAGATTTAGAAATTCACACAAAAAATATCTCTAATATCAGTTTAGAACTATCAAAAGGTGATTGCGTTTTACTACTTCAATCAAGCATTAATATTTTTGATAAAAATAACGATATTCACTTTGACAAACATCATTTTTATATACTTAGTGCAATTAGCCCAAAGACTTTAAATCTAATCTCTGATACTGTTAAAATTAGAGCGAATAATAAAATTGAAATAGCAAACCAAACAACTAGCTTAAAAAAAATTCTAGATAATATTGTTAGTGCTATCAATGGTATAAAAATTATAGGGGACTCAGTAATTGACGAATCAAGCTTAAAAATAGCAACCGCTCAAATTAATTCTGATATTAATAGTTTGTTTAAGTAA
- a CDS encoding Mlp family lipoprotein: protein MKIINILFCLFLLMLNGCNSNDNDTLKNNAQQTKRRGKRDLTQKETTQEKPKSKEELLREKLSDDQKTHLDWLKPALTGAGEFDKFLENDDDKIKSALDHIKTQLDSCNGDQAEQQKTTFKTVVTEFFKNGDIDNFATGAVSNCNNGG from the coding sequence ATGAAAATCATCAACATATTATTTTGTTTATTTTTACTAATGCTAAACGGCTGTAATTCTAATGATAATGACACTTTAAAAAACAATGCCCAACAAACAAAAAGACGGGGAAAGCGTGATTTAACCCAAAAAGAAACAACACAAGAAAAACCAAAATCTAAAGAAGAACTACTTAGAGAAAAGCTATCTGACGATCAAAAAACACATCTTGACTGGTTAAAACCCGCTTTAACTGGTGCTGGAGAATTTGACAAATTCTTAGAAAATGATGATGATAAAATAAAATCAGCACTTGATCATATAAAAACTCAACTTGATAGTTGTAATGGTGATCAAGCAGAACAACAAAAAACCACTTTCAAAACTGTGGTTACAGAATTCTTTAAAAATGGTGATATAGATAATTTTGCAACTGGAGCGGTTAGTAACTGCAATAATGGTGGCTAA
- the blyA gene encoding holin BlyA, whose translation MDTIKLTELLINLNEIKLIAVMIFVTVLVLGVLILLKPLLKDILTIVIGKIFKNGNGNGKNHIKKRD comes from the coding sequence ATGGATACTATTAAATTAACCGAACTTCTTATCAATTTAAACGAAATTAAACTTATAGCGGTAATGATTTTTGTAACAGTGCTGGTTTTAGGAGTATTAATTCTTCTCAAGCCTTTACTAAAAGACATATTGACTATTGTAATAGGCAAGATTTTTAAGAATGGTAATGGTAATGGCAAAAATCACATTAAAAAAAGAGATTAA
- a CDS encoding DUF693 family protein — protein MLLLQYDFKIEFYNVDTSKKSPDGIPFAEEIPKIIINTQDGIHIDISISNMYSNIHTISSKQAKVVLWNLPLDFTDDIKFGDIVKIYYKKFAHEKNFDFIMAGTLGPPMSTDYPGGDFSVDLDVRLLTKSNFFNRELAGKEGKNFKGKTVKEAIESVFPNRNILNMDEKDCLKIIDKDIYATTPKEFIDKIKGTYVHNVIADIGTGLRGYECYLIFTNYIKKGENVHYEALEDYGLEFIPQQEITLGTTLKKNLIFWNAKTFFTHKLNVGDKVSFIDGLGKMIKTTIKETSARLSNTGECSLILKLEDDSNTKRKK, from the coding sequence ATGCTGTTACTACAATATGATTTTAAAATTGAGTTCTACAATGTAGATACATCAAAAAAATCCCCTGATGGAATTCCTTTCGCCGAAGAAATTCCTAAAATTATCATCAATACACAAGATGGAATTCATATTGATATTTCCATATCCAACATGTATTCAAATATTCATACTATAAGTTCCAAACAAGCAAAAGTCGTACTTTGGAATCTTCCCTTAGACTTCACCGACGACATTAAATTTGGAGATATAGTAAAAATATATTATAAGAAATTTGCTCATGAAAAAAATTTTGATTTCATAATGGCAGGAACTTTAGGACCTCCTATGAGCACTGATTATCCGGGTGGGGATTTTAGTGTAGATCTTGATGTTCGTTTATTAACTAAAAGCAATTTCTTCAATCGCGAATTGGCAGGCAAAGAAGGCAAAAACTTTAAAGGCAAAACGGTGAAGGAGGCAATAGAATCTGTATTTCCCAATCGCAATATCCTTAATATGGATGAAAAAGATTGTCTTAAAATTATTGACAAAGATATTTATGCCACAACACCAAAAGAGTTTATTGACAAAATTAAAGGAACATATGTTCATAACGTAATAGCCGATATTGGTACTGGTTTACGGGGATATGAATGCTATCTGATATTTACTAATTATATAAAAAAGGGGGAAAATGTCCACTACGAGGCATTAGAAGACTATGGGCTTGAATTTATACCACAACAAGAAATTACTTTGGGCACAACACTCAAAAAAAATCTTATATTTTGGAACGCAAAAACATTTTTCACACATAAGTTAAATGTTGGAGATAAAGTCTCATTTATTGATGGACTAGGGAAAATGATAAAAACCACTATAAAAGAAACAAGTGCAAGGCTTAGCAATACAGGAGAGTGTTCATTAATATTAAAGTTAGAAGATGATTCTAATACAAAACGTAAAAAATAA
- a CDS encoding DUF276 domain-containing protein: MSIVFDSDFGILKRTIKDIVRAKREYLRVNYGINIDDNQSSIYNIIASSLALIEEEIINELNLFFSKMKPGGTYWAAIEEHISSKSTTYSAVRNALLNLDGIEYTNIKSAAGKANIYLILKETLLDTSKSNINSPEFKAKLWETLYLTTPSGTLLEGDIEIDGLNSTGQRKSYKISLGKRKYVYMKVKYKLDLKNYLYLNIDSQIRDIYSRIISNNYSDMGISFEYQDFFAPVNEVKGIKFMEISACIKDTDTESITKIGDSDFKKNQDIAINDDTMLLFNMTDRLLIDIG; the protein is encoded by the coding sequence ATGAGCATAGTTTTTGATTCTGATTTTGGCATTTTAAAACGTACAATTAAGGATATTGTAAGAGCTAAAAGAGAATATTTGCGTGTAAATTATGGTATTAATATTGACGACAATCAAAGCTCAATTTATAACATTATTGCGTCTTCTTTGGCATTAATTGAAGAAGAAATAATTAATGAGCTCAATCTCTTTTTTTCTAAAATGAAACCTGGTGGTACTTATTGGGCTGCTATTGAAGAACACATTTCTTCTAAAAGCACAACTTACAGTGCTGTTCGCAATGCTTTACTTAATCTTGATGGGATTGAGTACACTAATATTAAAAGTGCAGCTGGTAAAGCCAACATATATCTAATTCTAAAGGAAACTTTACTAGACACTAGTAAATCTAATATTAATAGTCCTGAATTTAAAGCAAAACTTTGGGAAACATTATATCTAACAACTCCTAGTGGTACTTTACTTGAGGGAGACATAGAAATTGATGGTCTCAATTCAACTGGACAACGTAAATCCTATAAAATATCACTAGGGAAAAGAAAATATGTTTACATGAAAGTAAAGTATAAACTTGACCTTAAAAACTATCTCTACTTAAACATAGACTCTCAAATTAGGGACATTTATTCTAGGATTATTTCAAATAACTATTCTGATATGGGAATTAGCTTTGAATATCAAGACTTTTTTGCTCCAGTTAATGAAGTTAAAGGAATTAAGTTTATGGAAATAAGTGCTTGTATTAAAGATACAGACACTGAGAGTATTACAAAAATTGGTGATAGCGATTTTAAAAAAAATCAAGATATTGCCATTAATGATGACACAATGCTACTTTTCAATATGACAGATAGATTGCTTATTGATATTGGATAG
- a CDS encoding DUF685 domain-containing protein, giving the protein MADDQEKLLIDEEETVQIKDLNKVTTVNDTDLLLLDDGAASSNAITFKNFLDASKDKIFKGEGLDYFKQIIKSTIAEELAADKDFVEKIYAKITDKLINNDSTNISNLFSKIKSRLTDSISSATLSRSDDLLIMPSSDTIQKTPVPKHILGVPSNFAYGRTRSTTLYPSDYENNAISINMEYNDDVTLIFSKSYDNSPVYLDIEIQVKINDNRMQKKSLKLQYSDETTYNRVYEIAGPRGLFTRIPIYKGWYVQKRASLYGDPFPDLLKL; this is encoded by the coding sequence ATGGCTGATGATCAAGAAAAATTACTAATTGATGAAGAAGAAACGGTTCAAATAAAAGATTTAAATAAGGTTACGACCGTTAACGATACTGATCTTTTACTGCTTGATGATGGAGCTGCAAGCAGTAATGCTATCACCTTTAAAAACTTTTTAGATGCTTCTAAAGACAAAATATTTAAAGGAGAGGGATTAGACTATTTTAAGCAGATAATTAAGTCTACAATTGCCGAAGAACTTGCAGCTGATAAAGATTTTGTAGAAAAAATTTATGCTAAAATAACGGACAAATTAATTAACAACGATTCTACTAATATTTCTAACCTTTTTAGTAAAATTAAATCACGCCTTACAGATAGCATATCATCAGCCACTTTATCTAGAAGTGATGATCTTTTGATAATGCCTTCATCAGATACTATTCAAAAAACACCCGTTCCTAAACATATACTTGGAGTACCATCAAATTTTGCTTATGGCAGAACTAGAAGTACTACACTTTATCCTTCTGACTATGAGAATAACGCGATATCTATTAATATGGAATACAATGATGATGTAACTCTTATTTTTTCTAAAAGTTACGATAATTCTCCCGTTTATCTTGATATTGAAATTCAAGTAAAAATCAATGATAATAGGATGCAGAAAAAATCATTAAAACTTCAGTATTCTGATGAAACTACATACAATAGGGTTTATGAAATTGCGGGCCCCCGCGGACTATTCACCAGAATTCCCATTTATAAAGGATGGTATGTCCAAAAAAGAGCCTCCTTGTATGGAGATCCATTCCCAGATCTTTTAAAACTGTAA
- a CDS encoding DUF2634 domain-containing protein: MDLRLGNNFELVFNNDLSLVDGIDEQKQRFLIFLKTLRGSLSYAPHWGLDYFLLLKLLKINNLHAVKNYFHEISKELNLDLINISTTIQDNKAHISFFFSGDVLNMEFNL, encoded by the coding sequence ATGGATTTAAGATTAGGCAATAATTTTGAATTGGTATTTAATAACGATTTATCACTTGTTGATGGAATTGATGAACAAAAACAAAGATTTTTGATATTTTTAAAAACCTTAAGGGGTAGTTTAAGCTATGCTCCTCATTGGGGACTGGACTATTTCTTGCTTTTAAAGCTGTTAAAAATTAACAATCTTCACGCTGTAAAAAATTATTTTCATGAAATATCTAAAGAGCTTAACTTAGATTTAATAAATATTTCAACTACTATACAAGACAACAAAGCACATATATCCTTTTTTTTCTCGGGCGATGTTTTAAATATGGAGTTTAATTTATGA
- a CDS encoding ERF family protein, producing MENLSNNNNPQENIQAKISFRKDMKTLKMNLPGIDKSLKGYGYKYQNFNEIVREIKNVIKKHNLELDIEQYPISIEGQYGIVDYIRTTFYSTSTGYEFSFDTRIPTENLQWNNENGSKVTNTVYQMFGSGITYVKRYALVAALGIESEIDTDAAPIYNNHENENSMPSKQVSVNQKQEQKREQKQEKNQLNNFNKNLKSGKAYCYEIFRDALFNIKNWVNEGEEKNNINALIRALCTDNDDALEDLFEKNAELKSIEYWVNILKKYFNKTNRFDDLNKLKVFMSDNRDVYKTKVLKFFCMLKKERQFNYIFAV from the coding sequence ATGGAAAATCTTTCAAACAATAATAATCCACAAGAAAATATTCAAGCAAAAATAAGCTTCAGAAAAGATATGAAAACCCTAAAAATGAATTTACCAGGGATTGACAAAAGTCTTAAAGGATATGGATATAAATATCAAAATTTCAATGAAATAGTTAGAGAAATTAAAAATGTTATTAAAAAGCACAATTTGGAGCTTGATATTGAGCAATATCCAATTTCTATAGAGGGTCAATATGGCATAGTTGATTATATTAGGACTACATTCTACAGTACAAGTACTGGATATGAATTTTCTTTTGATACGCGAATTCCTACAGAAAATTTACAATGGAACAATGAAAATGGGTCTAAAGTTACAAATACAGTGTATCAGATGTTTGGTTCAGGCATTACTTATGTCAAAAGGTATGCTTTAGTTGCAGCTCTTGGTATAGAAAGTGAAATAGATACTGATGCAGCTCCTATTTACAATAACCACGAAAACGAAAATTCTATGCCTAGCAAGCAAGTTAGTGTTAATCAAAAGCAAGAACAAAAAAGAGAACAAAAACAAGAAAAAAATCAACTAAACAACTTTAATAAAAACTTAAAATCTGGCAAGGCTTATTGCTATGAAATTTTTAGAGACGCACTGTTTAATATAAAAAATTGGGTAAATGAAGGTGAAGAAAAAAATAATATAAATGCTCTTATTCGGGCATTATGTACTGATAATGATGATGCTTTAGAGGATCTTTTTGAAAAGAATGCTGAGCTTAAGAGTATAGAATATTGGGTAAATATTCTAAAAAAATATTTCAATAAAACCAATAGATTTGATGATCTAAATAAGCTTAAAGTATTTATGTCTGATAATCGGGATGTTTATAAAACAAAAGTATTAAAATTCTTTTGCATGTTAAAAAAAGAAAGACAATTTAATTATATATTTGCAGTGTAG
- a CDS encoding BBA14 family lipoprotein, producing the protein MLKRLHCLLIVLLLCCTTIANLPEEPKPPIIQTLKSLAKYETQLSEYVMYLVTFLAKTKVKVNDPNYPEYPYPDLSTLKDEHSITAVKHNINIYLEYIKKTKPIAEKVYNKYSQLKM; encoded by the coding sequence ATGCTTAAAAGATTGCATTGTCTGCTAATTGTTTTGTTGTTATGTTGCACCACTATTGCTAACCTACCAGAAGAGCCAAAACCTCCAATTATTCAAACACTAAAATCTTTAGCTAAATATGAAACACAACTTTCAGAGTATGTTATGTACCTAGTAACATTTTTAGCTAAAACAAAAGTTAAAGTTAATGATCCAAATTATCCAGAATATCCTTATCCAGATTTATCAACACTAAAAGACGAACACTCCATAACTGCTGTAAAACATAATATCAACATATATTTAGAGTACATTAAAAAAACAAAACCAATAGCGGAAAAAGTCTATAATAAATATTCTCAATTAAAAATGTAA
- a CDS encoding DUF759 family protein, whose product MSDKFTIKFKGILDHAATKKAIEQDISKMEKYLKPKKSSLGSTKDIVKNNLSDKKKELSRQSKFESLRERVEKYRLTQTKKLIKQGMGFEKARKEAFRRSLMSDRDKRRLEYKELAKESKAKSKMLAASQGKGLVAKIAIGSALGNIISNAMSKVGGGLLGFAKKAVEEDTKTKRTQLLNKAFYGDPKEKEGLLKIIGGMKGFERDLEKEEFLNQASVFKGTLRDLDMLNETNLKNAVEFAAMLKSSGAMSSEDAVKAVNSVLGGDGSELFDLLKKSGVGDKYIEDAKMAWQSGAQVDLDSRITKMMEMFKDFKSFGLTKKVNNAESIQSNLASAEQTLSNLTTTVLDPLLNIINWITAKIKNFDFTKDIINPIINGIKSIFNLNYFFAKLKSVLPTMFGGDGGEALKKLQEQAENQDNANNTP is encoded by the coding sequence GTGAGCGACAAATTCACCATTAAATTTAAAGGTATTCTTGATCATGCTGCAACAAAAAAGGCCATTGAACAAGATATTTCTAAAATGGAAAAATATCTTAAACCTAAAAAATCTAGTTTGGGTAGCACTAAAGATATTGTAAAAAATAATTTGTCGGACAAGAAAAAAGAACTTAGTAGACAATCTAAATTTGAAAGCTTAAGAGAGCGTGTTGAGAAATATAGACTTACACAAACTAAAAAACTTATAAAACAGGGCATGGGGTTTGAGAAAGCTAGAAAAGAGGCTTTCAGAAGATCTTTAATGTCTGATAGAGACAAAAGGCGTCTTGAGTATAAAGAACTTGCAAAAGAATCAAAAGCAAAAAGTAAAATGTTAGCGGCCTCTCAAGGAAAAGGACTTGTTGCCAAAATTGCTATAGGTAGTGCCCTAGGGAATATCATTAGCAACGCTATGAGTAAAGTTGGAGGAGGCCTTTTAGGTTTTGCTAAAAAAGCGGTTGAAGAAGACACCAAAACAAAAAGAACACAACTTCTCAATAAAGCGTTTTATGGTGATCCAAAAGAGAAAGAGGGTCTTTTAAAGATTATTGGCGGAATGAAGGGATTTGAGCGCGACCTAGAAAAAGAAGAATTCTTAAATCAAGCAAGTGTCTTTAAGGGTACTTTAAGGGATTTAGATATGTTAAATGAAACTAATTTGAAAAACGCAGTAGAATTTGCAGCTATGCTTAAATCCAGTGGTGCTATGAGCAGCGAAGATGCAGTAAAGGCTGTTAATAGTGTTCTTGGGGGTGATGGAAGTGAGCTTTTTGATCTATTAAAGAAGTCAGGTGTTGGAGACAAATATATAGAAGATGCCAAAATGGCCTGGCAAAGCGGGGCTCAAGTAGATCTAGATTCCAGAATTACCAAGATGATGGAAATGTTCAAGGATTTTAAATCTTTCGGCCTTACAAAAAAAGTCAATAATGCTGAGAGTATTCAAAGTAATTTGGCCTCAGCTGAGCAAACTCTTTCAAATTTGACCACTACTGTTTTGGACCCATTACTTAATATCATTAACTGGATCACCGCTAAAATTAAAAATTTTGATTTTACCAAAGATATTATCAATCCCATAATTAATGGCATTAAAAGTATTTTTAATCTTAATTATTTCTTTGCCAAATTAAAATCGGTTCTACCTACAATGTTCGGCGGAGATGGCGGCGAAGCTTTAAAAAAACTGCAAGAACAGGCTGAGAATCAAGACAATGCTAACAACACTCCATAA
- a CDS encoding BlyB family putative holin accessory protein, with amino-acid sequence MKLSKDNVELGLTSLSTLIDIFSKFEDEFDEIAHKGFFLVYELYSHYKLIYTANMERLESALTPAINKALAPLNEKINQCIDLVNSDEKNLKISNDLKFNQEGKPIYKERTNNAK; translated from the coding sequence ATGAAATTATCCAAAGATAATGTTGAGCTTGGACTTACGTCTTTATCAACCCTTATTGATATATTTTCTAAATTTGAAGATGAATTTGATGAAATTGCACATAAAGGATTCTTTTTGGTTTATGAGCTGTATTCTCATTATAAATTAATCTATACAGCAAATATGGAAAGACTTGAGAGTGCATTAACCCCAGCAATAAATAAAGCACTCGCTCCATTAAATGAAAAAATCAATCAATGCATTGACTTAGTTAATTCTGATGAAAAAAATCTCAAAATATCTAATGATCTGAAATTCAATCAGGAAGGAAAACCTATCTATAAGGAAAGAACAAATAATGCAAAATAA
- a CDS encoding DUF1473 family protein, translated as MIMRYKMKILTKNKTYEYPLRVLPVYEWDKVLGFNQSDAVLKLNEVKYLREITSLMISPKFLDEFYVILDQNREFISYYKDYLVAIIYTAQFNTFHLDNDLKKPALVYLSEYENNVGDFVAFDYINENFDYEKVATSLSSSTSNSNELVAK; from the coding sequence ATGATAATGAGATATAAAATGAAAATTTTAACTAAAAATAAAACTTATGAATATCCGCTGAGAGTACTTCCCGTCTATGAATGGGATAAAGTGCTAGGATTTAATCAAAGTGACGCTGTTTTAAAGCTTAATGAGGTTAAATACTTAAGAGAAATCACAAGCTTAATGATAAGTCCAAAATTTTTAGACGAATTCTATGTGATTTTGGATCAAAATAGAGAATTTATTTCTTATTATAAGGACTATCTTGTTGCAATAATTTACACTGCACAATTTAATACTTTTCATTTAGACAATGATCTAAAAAAGCCCGCTTTAGTATATTTGAGTGAGTATGAAAATAATGTTGGTGATTTTGTTGCTTTTGACTATATTAATGAAAATTTTGATTATGAAAAAGTAGCCACTTCACTTTCATCAAGTACATCAAATTCCAATGAGCTGGTTGCTAAATGA
- a CDS encoding BlyB family putative holin accessory protein: MQNNTIGLGLNLLSSLTNIAKTDTNIDHNYINTFSKVIDFFYKTYISTLKSMETAESTKIFEEIQDILKYNIEIIEAISTDKSKRIITSLKSTRNKIMKEYIKILKRGENA, translated from the coding sequence ATGCAAAATAACACTATTGGTTTAGGACTTAATTTACTATCCAGCTTAACTAACATAGCTAAAACTGATACAAACATAGATCATAATTACATTAATACTTTTAGTAAAGTAATAGATTTTTTCTACAAAACATATATAAGCACACTAAAATCTATGGAAACAGCTGAGTCAACTAAAATATTTGAAGAAATACAAGACATTTTAAAATACAACATTGAGATAATAGAGGCTATCTCTACTGACAAAAGCAAAAGAATTATCACTTCACTTAAATCAACACGTAACAAAATCATGAAAGAATATATCAAAATACTTAAAAGAGGTGAAAATGCTTAA
- the bdr gene encoding Bdr family repetitive protein, translated as METVSTNIASVTQEQIYKEFIRLGMEQLIAQDLSKRYYHNELTYRDLENLEKQFDIKFDNLVSKIDTVEKNLNVKIDAVKSELNTKIDNVEKNLQKDISNLDTKIDNVEKNLQKDISNLDTKIDNVEKNLQKDISNLDTKIDNVEKNLNAKIDTVEKNLNAKIDNVEKNLMSLSEMLKWVLGIMGAMSITMIAGLIFAFISK; from the coding sequence ATGGAAACAGTGTCAACAAATATTGCAAGTGTAACTCAAGAACAAATATATAAAGAATTTATTAGACTGGGCATGGAACAATTAATAGCACAAGATTTATCTAAAAGATATTATCACAATGAACTAACATATAGAGATTTAGAAAATTTAGAAAAACAATTTGATATAAAATTTGATAATCTTGTTTCTAAAATAGATACTGTAGAAAAGAATTTAAATGTTAAGATTGATGCTGTTAAAAGTGAACTTAATACCAAGATAGATAATGTAGAAAAGAATTTACAAAAAGATATATCTAATTTAGATACTAAGATTGATAATGTAGAGAAGAATTTACAAAAAGATATATCTAATTTAGATACTAAGATTGATAATGTAGAGAAGAATTTACAAAAAGATATATCTAATTTAGATACTAAGATTGATAATGTAGAGAAGAATTTAAATGCCAAAATAGATACTGTAGAAAAGAATTTAAATGCCAAAATAGACAATGTTGAAAAGAATTTAATGTCTCTTTCAGAAATGCTTAAATGGGTATTGGGAATTATGGGGGCAATGTCTATCACAATGATAGCCGGGCTAATATTTGCTTTCATTTCTAAATAG